Within Cellulophaga sp. L1A9, the genomic segment GCGTATCATAATGATTAAAAATATACTAATTGTTCTAACATTTTTTAATGTTTTTTTAGGGTTTTCTCAAACAGACGAAGAACCTGTTTTGTGGGAGCAGGAGTTAAACAAAATTTCTGATACAGAATTTGAATTAATTATTAAGGCTGATATTTTTAAAGATTGGCATGTCTATTCTCAACATACCGCAGAAGGTGGTTCGCAACCCAGTGAATTTGTTTTTGAAGGCAATGGCAAAGCGTATGAACTTGTAGGAGCAGCAGAAGAAAGTGAAACGAGTACAGAGTATAGCGATATTTTTGAAGTTGAAGAGACGTATTTTAAAGAGAAGCTTGTTTTTACACAAAAAATTAAACTTATAAATCCGGCTACAACACAAGTAAATGTACTCTTATATTATCAAGTATGTAAGGATGTCTGTATTCCTGGAGAGCAAGAATTTATTTTTGCCTTGGATGGCGGACCGGTAAATTTAGAGGAAAAAACAGTAGATGAACGCAGTGTTATTTTAAGTGAAGAATTGGTTTTGGATCTTAAAAATAAAGAAAAATTAACCGAAGGGACTCCCGATAGTGTCGATGGAGCTTCAAGTTTATGGATGATTTTTGGACTTGGTTTTTTAGGCGGATTAATTGCGTTACTTACACCATGTGTTTTTCCAATGATACCGCTTACCGTATCTTTTTTCACAAAACAATCGGGGACTAAAAGCAAAGGAATTACCAATGCAATACTCTATGGTTTCTTTATTATTCTGATTTACTTTTTATTGAGTTTACCGTTCCATTTATTTGATTCGGTCGATTCTCAAATCCTAAATACAATAGCGACCAATATTTGGCTCAACGTTATTTTCTTTATCATTTTTGTGTTTTTTGCTTTTTCATTCTTTGGATACTATGAACTAACCTTACCTAGCTCATGGGCTAATAAAATGGATAATGCATCATCTAAAGCAGGTGGTATTTTAGGAATCTTTTTTATGGCGGTAACTTTAGCTATTGTATCTTTTTCGTGTACAGGTCCAATTTTAGGAGGTTTGTTAGGTAGTACGGCATTAGCAGATGGTGATGTTGCTACTAATTTATCTACGGGTATGTTAGGGTTTGGAACGGCATTAGCCCTACCATTTGCATTATTCGCCTTATTCCCTGCATGGTTGCAGTCTCTACCTAAATCTGGTGGATGGATGACTACCGTTAAAGTAGTGCTTGGATTTTTAGAATTAGCTTTAGCATTAAAATTCTTATCAAATGCAGATTTGGTGGGTAATTGGGGATTTTTAAAGCGTGAACTCTTTATAGGCATTTGGATTGTATTGTTTATCTTATTGACACTATATTTATTTGGTATTTTACGTTTTCCTCATGACGGTCCAAAACAAAAACTCTCGGGTATTCGTAAATTGCTCGCTTTTGTAAGTGCTGCTTTTGTACTTTACTTAGGATTGGGATTAACAAAA encodes:
- a CDS encoding thioredoxin family protein produces the protein MIKNILIVLTFFNVFLGFSQTDEEPVLWEQELNKISDTEFELIIKADIFKDWHVYSQHTAEGGSQPSEFVFEGNGKAYELVGAAEESETSTEYSDIFEVEETYFKEKLVFTQKIKLINPATTQVNVLLYYQVCKDVCIPGEQEFIFALDGGPVNLEEKTVDERSVILSEELVLDLKNKEKLTEGTPDSVDGASSLWMIFGLGFLGGLIALLTPCVFPMIPLTVSFFTKQSGTKSKGITNAILYGFFIILIYFLLSLPFHLFDSVDSQILNTIATNIWLNVIFFIIFVFFAFSFFGYYELTLPSSWANKMDNASSKAGGILGIFFMAVTLAIVSFSCTGPILGGLLGSTALADGDVATNLSTGMLGFGTALALPFALFALFPAWLQSLPKSGGWMTTVKVVLGFLELALALKFLSNADLVGNWGFLKRELFIGIWIVLFILLTLYLFGILRFPHDGPKQKLSGIRKLLAFVSAAFVLYLGLGLTKTTNLKLLSGFPPPEFYSIFEQESDCPLGINCFKDFEDGLAYAKKVNKPILLDFTGWACVNCRKMEENVWSDPEVFQIINDDYVLISLYIDDRKALPELEQFDYKYETGRVKSIETVGQKWGTFQTLNFNAASQPYYVLLSPELEVLNTAIQYTDIETYKIWLQEGLDNLK